A single region of the Candidatus Dadabacteria bacterium genome encodes:
- a CDS encoding outer membrane beta-barrel protein gives MKIIKNQEAAFWIFIVAVAITFGISANAAAQSGSFYVGISGGVQHSDIEHAKTVDNTDAPSDFLQAGEIYSTSDSASKTGVGGGLLVGYRLSLDPNDTLYLGIEVDGQVHDGTVSGMLPGEGESPGRNQRGEAWPDEWSVDRKNSYGATLVLGASPPSLVSLLGTGGGIYVLGGVRRVNAELKVDYYGCFNGKELCEDDEFEGGTDSHDETFNALTFGGGIEKVIGNSIGIRGEVRHTLYKKEDRETFPDESNIEVPVSLDGSETGFSIKAVVYF, from the coding sequence ATGAAGATAATTAAGAACCAAGAGGCGGCTTTCTGGATTTTCATAGTCGCGGTTGCAATAACCTTCGGCATCTCCGCCAACGCGGCGGCCCAAAGCGGCAGCTTTTACGTCGGCATCTCGGGCGGAGTTCAACACTCTGACATTGAACACGCCAAGACCGTTGACAACACTGACGCTCCGAGTGATTTCCTGCAGGCCGGGGAAATTTACAGCACCAGTGATTCGGCGAGCAAAACGGGGGTTGGCGGCGGTCTCCTTGTCGGCTACCGGCTTAGTCTCGACCCGAACGACACCCTCTACCTGGGCATCGAAGTTGACGGTCAGGTTCACGACGGCACGGTGAGTGGAATGCTTCCCGGAGAGGGAGAATCACCGGGGCGGAACCAGCGCGGAGAAGCTTGGCCCGATGAGTGGAGCGTGGACAGGAAAAACAGCTACGGCGCGACGCTGGTGCTTGGAGCAAGCCCCCCGTCTTTGGTTTCACTTCTGGGTACGGGTGGCGGCATCTATGTTCTAGGCGGCGTGCGCCGCGTGAACGCGGAGTTAAAGGTTGATTACTACGGCTGCTTTAACGGAAAGGAACTCTGCGAAGACGACGAGTTTGAGGGAGGAACCGATTCCCACGACGAGACTTTCAACGCGCTTACGTTCGGGGGAGGCATTGAAAAGGTTATCGGGAACAGCATAGGAATCCGGGGCGAGGTACGTCACACTCTGTACAAGAAAGAAGACCGGGAGACTTTTCCTGATGAGAGCAACATAGAGGTTCCCGTATCGCTTGACGGAAGCGAAACCGGTTTCTCGATAAAAGCGGTTGTTTACTTCTGA
- a CDS encoding amidohydrolase family protein produces the protein MDIVRRKRLFDNHSHIGPVPGFAYYGLPEAVKPTTDYQTAEEYIKGMDKHKVDRALVMSNYGYPDSAQPFELNPLVAEGAETSHDRLLGAIWVSALPKDKERTREALKLIGEKGLIALKTTCLLGGTFDPEQWDEESAELWNMILDAGAEHDMPLHIHTSPGGGSDIDNALALIKEYGKRNKIHVVHMGGGVSGHIKFVPRFFELIEEGYQVYTDSSWAVGFGSTWILKEIEERGIGADRFLFGSDIPWSDFASEYWKIEGADISEELKENIFWNNAEKLYSRFW, from the coding sequence ATGGATATAGTCAGGAGAAAGCGGTTATTTGATAACCACAGTCATATAGGTCCCGTCCCGGGATTTGCCTATTACGGTTTACCCGAAGCGGTCAAGCCTACCACGGATTACCAGACCGCGGAAGAATATATAAAGGGAATGGACAAGCACAAGGTTGACAGGGCGCTTGTAATGTCAAATTACGGGTATCCTGATTCCGCCCAGCCCTTTGAACTCAATCCGCTTGTGGCGGAAGGTGCGGAAACGTCTCATGACCGGTTGCTGGGTGCGATATGGGTTTCCGCCCTGCCAAAGGACAAGGAACGAACCCGGGAAGCGCTTAAGCTTATCGGGGAGAAAGGGTTAATAGCGCTTAAGACTACGTGTCTTCTGGGCGGCACTTTTGACCCGGAGCAGTGGGACGAGGAGTCCGCGGAACTCTGGAACATGATTCTTGACGCCGGAGCCGAGCACGACATGCCCCTTCATATTCACACGAGTCCGGGGGGAGGTTCCGATATCGATAACGCTCTTGCCCTCATAAAAGAGTACGGGAAGCGCAACAAGATTCATGTTGTTCACATGGGAGGCGGAGTCAGCGGTCATATCAAGTTCGTCCCGCGCTTTTTCGAACTTATCGAGGAGGGATACCAGGTATACACCGATTCCTCATGGGCCGTGGGTTTCGGGTCCACGTGGATACTCAAGGAGATCGAGGAAAGAGGCATAGGAGCGGACCGTTTTCTGTTCGGGTCGGATATTCCGTGGAGCGATTTCGCTTCCGAGTACTGGAAGATAGAAGGCGCGGACATTTCCGAAGAATTAAAGGAGAATATCTTCTGGAATAACGCCGAGAAGCTCTACAGCAGATTCTGGTAA
- a CDS encoding zinc ribbon domain-containing protein, with translation MPIYEYDCRDCKKTVSIFFLTISEAENEQAVCPECGQSGLKRVLSSTSLVRARTESKKTNSPKVPEDDSQSLAETMKKESRRSKQDYGDDFREVTHRLEKGEKPDSIEKSLRARVGEKMQAH, from the coding sequence ATGCCTATCTATGAATACGATTGTCGGGATTGCAAAAAGACCGTTTCCATATTTTTTCTGACCATTTCCGAAGCCGAAAACGAACAAGCGGTTTGTCCCGAATGCGGGCAAAGCGGTCTCAAGCGCGTCCTTTCCTCAACTTCATTGGTAAGAGCCCGCACGGAATCCAAGAAAACAAATTCGCCGAAAGTTCCTGAAGACGATAGCCAATCGCTGGCTGAAACGATGAAAAAAGAAAGCCGCCGCTCCAAGCAGGATTACGGAGATGATTTCAGGGAAGTGACCCACAGGCTTGAAAAAGGGGAAAAACCTGATTCCATCGAGAAATCCCTCCGCGCGCGCGTAGGTGAAAAGATGCAGGCACATTGA
- a CDS encoding transposase: protein MTVKEIRTVEFVVLPTSKVKARKMFQMAGACRYVWNYFRKKNLTEYQAFRNGKGQRPHTSYFSLGLEFTRLRHETDWLLELPANPIKHTLKYFADALGEAMAGKKGFPKPRSRNRHAPPFTLPSKENFRIKSIDKKYSLLLIPRVGWVKMTRGGGNPWESGTPKQVVLRHDGHRWRAFVSYEVEVEKRPDGGEILGVDMNARQVATSDGRFYFLPDLRKKEARRKRYQRRMARQVKGSNRQKDTKKKLRKVSREIANTRKNWIHKTTEEISEKCGTIVTEDLKVKNMTASAKGTVENPGRNVKQKAELNRAMLDTAMGEIRRNLEYKCGRLIKVNPAYTSQTCSRCGHAEKENRKSQARFQCVSCGYVSNADTNAAINIRRLGMAQLHGEESSVLKRTPTTREIDTRQPDG from the coding sequence ATGACTGTTAAAGAAATACGTACAGTAGAGTTTGTCGTTTTGCCTACATCCAAGGTAAAGGCGAGGAAGATGTTCCAGATGGCCGGAGCCTGTCGGTATGTCTGGAATTACTTCAGGAAGAAGAACCTTACTGAGTACCAGGCATTCAGAAACGGCAAGGGGCAGAGACCGCATACCAGTTATTTCTCCCTCGGCCTTGAGTTCACTAGGCTAAGACACGAGACGGACTGGCTTCTGGAGCTTCCCGCCAATCCCATAAAACATACTCTCAAGTATTTTGCCGATGCGCTTGGAGAAGCAATGGCAGGCAAGAAGGGTTTTCCGAAGCCCAGAAGCAGAAACAGGCACGCGCCCCCCTTCACGCTTCCAAGCAAAGAGAACTTCAGAATAAAGAGTATCGATAAGAAATACTCCCTGCTTCTTATCCCCAGGGTCGGCTGGGTAAAGATGACCCGCGGGGGAGGCAATCCATGGGAGAGCGGCACACCGAAACAGGTGGTGCTTCGCCATGACGGGCACAGGTGGAGAGCCTTTGTTTCCTATGAGGTTGAAGTGGAGAAAAGACCGGACGGCGGTGAGATTCTGGGAGTTGACATGAACGCGCGCCAGGTCGCCACTTCCGACGGGCGTTTCTACTTCCTGCCCGATTTAAGGAAAAAAGAAGCAAGACGGAAGCGGTATCAGCGGAGGATGGCAAGGCAGGTAAAGGGATCTAACAGACAGAAAGACACAAAGAAGAAACTTAGAAAGGTAAGCAGGGAAATAGCCAATACACGGAAGAACTGGATTCACAAGACAACAGAGGAGATTTCAGAGAAGTGCGGAACAATAGTCACAGAAGACTTAAAGGTTAAGAACATGACGGCTTCCGCAAAGGGTACCGTAGAGAATCCGGGGAGAAACGTGAAACAGAAAGCAGAGCTTAACAGGGCGATGCTTGATACAGCAATGGGGGAGATAAGAAGAAATCTTGAGTACAAGTGCGGGAGACTGATAAAAGTGAATCCCGCGTATACATCTCAGACGTGTTCGCGTTGCGGACACGCAGAAAAAGAGAACCGTAAATCTCAGGCACGGTTCCAGTGTGTGAGTTGCGGCTATGTGTCCAACGCGGACACGAACGCCGCGATTAACATAAGGCGTCTGGGAATGGCGCAGCTGCACGGCGAGGAGAGTTCCGTCCTTAAGAGGACTCCGACGACCCGTGAAATTGATACGAGGCAGCCAGATGGTTAG
- a CDS encoding GNAT family N-acetyltransferase: MVSQVYNSQFEFKIITSEKDLKTYYKLREDIFVREQKIFSGTDIDEYDEAAIHIAAIEKPSDRMVGGVRCYNLEGNTWVGGRLSAATGYRNGVVGRYLVKFAVETVKTRRCERFIAYVQPQNVRFFERLNWKRSGEPLIYHGIPHQLMEAELGEGGGKA; encoded by the coding sequence ATGGTTAGTCAAGTATATAATTCCCAATTTGAGTTCAAAATCATTACAAGTGAAAAAGACCTCAAAACTTATTACAAGCTCCGCGAAGATATTTTCGTAAGGGAGCAGAAGATATTCTCCGGAACCGATATTGACGAATATGACGAGGCCGCGATACACATAGCGGCCATTGAGAAACCAAGCGATAGAATGGTCGGTGGCGTCAGATGCTACAACCTCGAAGGAAACACTTGGGTGGGAGGCCGTCTGAGCGCGGCTACCGGCTACCGGAACGGAGTAGTCGGGCGTTATCTCGTCAAATTCGCCGTAGAAACAGTAAAAACGAGAAGATGCGAGCGGTTCATAGCATACGTTCAGCCGCAGAACGTCAGGTTTTTTGAAAGACTCAACTGGAAACGCTCGGGGGAACCGCTCATCTACCATGGGATCCCCCATCAGTTGATGGAAGCCGAACTTGGAGAAGGGGGGGGGAAGGCGTGA
- a CDS encoding sll0787 family AIR synthase-like protein, whose protein sequence is MNRKITTGLMKDLIRSLHRSPRLSEKNNITNVWNFFPQFARVEGKQVRLGDDAAAIEHDGGYLLAAAEGVYQPLLKSNPYLAGRTSVLTNVNDIYSMGGRPLAILDVLCSADIAKTDEMLSGIHYNAERYNVPVIGGHLSSETSELTLAVFILGKASKLLSSFNAREGDDLVMVVGGEGKFYSGFNFWDSSSGLSKTDALRHLEILPGLAEKELADSAKDISMAGAIGSILMLLECSQKGAEIHVDDIPVPSGVGLAEWLVTFPSYGFILSLRAGKTSRVREKFRDSGLLCEKIGEVSAEREIYFKNKDGHKELFWDLGRGYYMETPESREAANE, encoded by the coding sequence GTGAACCGCAAAATCACGACAGGGTTGATGAAAGATCTGATCAGGTCTCTGCACCGCTCCCCGAGACTGAGTGAAAAAAACAACATAACAAACGTCTGGAATTTCTTTCCCCAGTTCGCAAGGGTCGAGGGAAAGCAGGTGCGTCTCGGCGATGACGCGGCGGCAATCGAACATGACGGAGGCTACCTGCTTGCAGCGGCGGAAGGCGTATACCAGCCTCTTCTGAAATCAAACCCCTACCTTGCCGGAAGAACCTCGGTCCTGACAAACGTAAACGACATCTATTCGATGGGCGGAAGACCTCTGGCGATTCTGGACGTGCTTTGCTCAGCAGATATCGCCAAAACGGACGAGATGCTCTCGGGTATACACTATAACGCCGAAAGATACAACGTCCCTGTAATCGGAGGCCACCTGAGTAGCGAAACAAGCGAGTTGACCCTCGCCGTATTCATCCTGGGAAAAGCCTCCAAGCTTCTCTCAAGTTTTAACGCCAGAGAAGGCGATGATCTCGTTATGGTGGTCGGAGGCGAGGGAAAATTCTATTCAGGGTTTAATTTCTGGGATTCGTCAAGCGGCTTAAGCAAAACGGATGCGCTGCGCCATCTTGAGATTCTGCCCGGACTTGCAGAAAAAGAACTTGCCGACTCGGCCAAGGATATCAGCATGGCCGGTGCTATAGGCTCGATCCTGATGCTCCTTGAGTGCTCCCAGAAAGGCGCCGAGATTCACGTTGATGACATTCCGGTGCCGTCTGGCGTCGGGTTGGCAGAATGGCTGGTTACTTTTCCGAGTTACGGTTTCATTCTTTCCCTGAGAGCGGGAAAAACTTCAAGAGTCCGCGAGAAATTCAGGGATTCCGGCCTTTTATGCGAAAAGATAGGAGAGGTAAGCGCGGAGCGGGAAATCTATTTCAAAAATAAAGACGGCCACAAGGAGCTTTTCTGGGATCTTGGGCGGGGATATTACATGGAAACCCCCGAATCAAGGGAGGCCGCCAATGAATGA
- a CDS encoding cupin domain-containing protein: MNEQNKEIERIVARLGEKIKAIRMEKGWSLKNLSDRSGISAAAIHKIESNGITPTITTMMKISDALGKKISNFVEEGPGDKDVCLINSNGRKPVFTFKKGLDLQGISAKQYGEFIMTAAYATVKVGASSGKKSMSHRGEELVYCLQGRMRFEVNKKTYDLRPGDSLHFRTHLDHKWKNTGKVPAKLLWVLSIEAS; this comes from the coding sequence ATGAATGAGCAGAACAAAGAGATTGAGCGCATAGTCGCGAGGCTCGGAGAAAAGATAAAAGCCATTCGGATGGAAAAAGGATGGTCCCTTAAAAATCTTTCGGACAGATCAGGTATATCCGCGGCAGCTATCCACAAGATTGAATCAAACGGAATTACTCCGACCATAACCACCATGATGAAAATTTCCGACGCGCTCGGGAAGAAAATAAGCAATTTCGTTGAAGAGGGACCGGGAGACAAAGACGTCTGCCTGATAAATTCAAACGGGCGCAAACCCGTATTTACTTTTAAAAAAGGCCTGGACCTGCAGGGGATATCCGCCAAGCAGTACGGAGAATTCATAATGACCGCAGCATACGCCACGGTGAAAGTGGGCGCTTCGAGCGGCAAAAAAAGCATGAGTCACCGGGGAGAGGAACTGGTTTACTGTCTGCAGGGAAGAATGAGGTTTGAGGTGAACAAGAAAACTTATGATCTGCGTCCGGGGGACAGTCTGCATTTCAGAACCCATCTGGACCATAAATGGAAAAACACTGGAAAAGTTCCCGCGAAATTATTATGGGTGCTTTCCATCGAGGCTTCCTGA
- a CDS encoding DUF1116 domain-containing protein, whose product MSAGRKTKKPDLPARIDAANAYALEMLFSVEPVLEEVQKALDVVPGMTPSTILHAGPPISWRRMCDPMKRAVRGALIFEGLAKDSSEAEKMVLEDRIALSPNHHHDCVGPMTGIISASMPVVVAKDLTTGKRAYSTFNEGGGQALWFGSFGEKTLQRLRWIRDKFAPVMKKAFASAEPISVWNILSQGIQMGDECHNRHGACTNIFLKNIVEPLFSLNISRAKAMAVYRFMSANSHFFLNFTMTGCKLATDAAHGIADSTLVTAMSRNGTAFGIRVSGLGNRWFVAKSPYLEDALYNLGYGPEDAASDIGDSSIIETMGLGGFAIAAAPSMASFAGGGFSDAVDITNSMNLITTARNPKFAIPSLDFQGTPTGIDIRKVVDTAILPSINSAIVHKSSGAGQIGAGIAKAPYECFEKALLAFGRRHDIAA is encoded by the coding sequence GTGAGTGCCGGGAGAAAAACAAAAAAGCCCGATTTGCCAGCACGCATCGACGCCGCGAATGCCTACGCGCTTGAGATGCTGTTTTCGGTCGAGCCTGTGCTTGAAGAAGTGCAAAAAGCCCTTGACGTTGTTCCCGGAATGACTCCCTCAACCATTCTGCACGCAGGCCCGCCGATCAGCTGGCGCAGGATGTGCGACCCGATGAAAAGGGCCGTGCGGGGCGCACTTATATTCGAGGGGCTGGCAAAAGACTCATCGGAAGCTGAAAAAATGGTGCTGGAAGACAGAATAGCCCTTTCTCCGAACCACCACCATGACTGCGTTGGACCTATGACGGGAATAATCTCCGCTTCGATGCCGGTGGTCGTCGCAAAGGATTTAACGACCGGAAAAAGAGCTTATTCAACGTTTAACGAAGGTGGCGGGCAGGCGCTCTGGTTCGGGTCGTTCGGAGAGAAGACGCTGCAACGCCTCAGGTGGATAAGAGACAAATTCGCTCCAGTCATGAAAAAAGCATTCGCAAGCGCCGAGCCAATCTCAGTGTGGAACATACTGTCCCAGGGGATACAGATGGGAGACGAATGCCATAACCGCCACGGCGCCTGCACCAACATTTTTCTGAAAAACATCGTCGAACCTCTTTTCTCTCTGAACATTTCGCGCGCAAAGGCAATGGCCGTTTACAGATTCATGTCCGCAAACAGCCACTTCTTTCTCAACTTCACCATGACCGGATGCAAGCTCGCCACAGACGCGGCCCACGGCATCGCCGACAGCACCTTGGTTACCGCCATGTCAAGAAACGGAACCGCTTTCGGCATAAGGGTAAGCGGGCTCGGAAACAGGTGGTTCGTGGCGAAATCGCCTTATCTGGAAGACGCTCTCTACAACCTCGGCTACGGACCGGAAGACGCCGCTTCCGACATAGGCGACAGCTCCATTATCGAAACAATGGGCCTTGGGGGATTCGCAATAGCCGCCGCTCCTTCCATGGCGTCGTTTGCCGGGGGGGGCTTCAGCGACGCGGTGGACATCACGAACAGTATGAATCTCATTACAACGGCCAGAAATCCCAAGTTCGCGATACCTTCCCTAGATTTTCAGGGCACGCCGACCGGGATTGACATAAGAAAAGTGGTAGACACGGCTATACTGCCGAGCATAAACAGCGCGATTGTGCATAAAAGCTCGGGAGCCGGACAGATAGGAGCCGGAATAGCTAAAGCGCCTTACGAATGTTTCGAGAAAGCGCTTCTGGCATTTGGGAGACGGCATGATATAGCGGCATAG
- the fdrA gene encoding acyl-CoA synthetase FdrA: protein MVTLNTVKQNHYQDSMKLMQISRELTDSPGIRRALAIMATEANLKTLQDAGLVKTAPHSLGANDLIVAVEAESETAGHDALRKVDFFLAAPSGGADRTVGYQSFEEALSPPGNPNIAVVSVPGEFAKLEVARAIKNNIHTFLFSDNLGLDEEVELKRRAADRGLLMMGPGCGTAIINGAGFGFANTVRRGPVGIVAASGTGMQEVASLIHNWGLGVSHGIGVGGRDLSEKVGGLMTIKAMELLHKDENTEIILLVSKPAPTKVVKKIIETARRGKKPFAVCLLGENRIDAEENVFFADTLEELSLLAVNIARRRGEKRVGVSDSSLKRYAKDFVKSLRPSQKYVRGLFSGGTLCYEAQKILTSSLGKIYSNAPLSKDCLLNDSYKSRGHCCVDLGEEEFTVGRPHPMIDSTLRSERIIREAKDPRTAVILLDIVLGHGSNADPAGELLPAIWQARGIAGSKNRSLAFIAYVCGTDDDPQSLGLQREKLRRSGIKIALTNAQGARAAALIARLASEGGAGR, encoded by the coding sequence TTGGTAACGCTCAACACCGTAAAACAGAATCATTACCAAGATTCGATGAAGCTTATGCAGATAAGCAGGGAACTCACTGATTCCCCGGGTATCAGAAGGGCTTTGGCCATAATGGCCACTGAAGCGAATCTAAAAACGCTTCAGGACGCGGGATTAGTCAAAACCGCGCCGCACTCACTCGGCGCGAATGATCTTATAGTAGCTGTCGAGGCAGAATCGGAGACAGCGGGCCATGATGCTCTGAGAAAAGTCGATTTCTTTCTGGCCGCGCCTTCGGGCGGGGCTGACCGTACGGTCGGATACCAAAGTTTTGAAGAAGCTCTAAGTCCACCGGGCAACCCTAACATCGCTGTTGTATCCGTTCCGGGAGAATTTGCGAAACTTGAAGTCGCGAGAGCCATAAAAAACAACATTCATACCTTTCTTTTCAGCGACAACCTGGGTCTTGACGAAGAGGTTGAACTTAAGCGGAGAGCAGCGGACAGGGGACTGCTTATGATGGGACCGGGATGCGGGACCGCGATAATAAACGGAGCGGGCTTCGGGTTTGCCAACACCGTAAGACGGGGACCCGTGGGAATTGTCGCCGCCTCAGGGACAGGCATGCAGGAGGTAGCAAGCCTGATTCATAACTGGGGACTCGGCGTTTCTCACGGAATCGGAGTCGGCGGAAGAGACCTCTCCGAAAAAGTGGGCGGGCTGATGACAATCAAAGCCATGGAACTGCTCCACAAAGACGAAAACACGGAGATCATTCTGCTGGTTTCAAAACCGGCCCCGACAAAGGTAGTAAAAAAAATAATCGAAACGGCGCGTCGCGGAAAAAAACCTTTTGCCGTGTGCCTGCTGGGCGAAAACCGAATTGACGCAGAAGAAAACGTGTTCTTTGCCGATACGCTGGAAGAACTGTCTTTGCTTGCGGTAAACATCGCGCGCAGGCGGGGAGAGAAGCGGGTCGGAGTTTCCGATTCCAGCCTGAAAAGATACGCGAAGGATTTTGTCAAGTCGCTTCGCCCTTCGCAGAAATACGTGAGGGGATTGTTTTCAGGTGGCACCTTGTGTTATGAGGCCCAGAAAATACTCACTTCGTCTCTTGGAAAGATTTATTCAAACGCGCCTCTGTCAAAAGACTGTCTGCTCAATGACTCATACAAAAGCCGCGGGCATTGCTGCGTAGATCTCGGCGAAGAAGAATTTACCGTCGGACGTCCCCATCCGATGATCGACTCCACGCTCAGAAGCGAAAGGATAATCAGGGAAGCAAAAGATCCGAGGACAGCGGTAATTCTCCTCGATATCGTGTTGGGCCATGGTTCAAACGCCGACCCCGCCGGGGAGCTTCTCCCGGCCATTTGGCAAGCAAGGGGAATAGCCGGAAGCAAAAACAGGTCTCTTGCCTTCATTGCGTACGTGTGCGGTACGGATGACGATCCTCAGAGTCTCGGCTTGCAGAGGGAAAAGTTAAGGAGAAGCGGCATAAAAATTGCGCTAACCAATGCTCAGGGGGCCAGGGCTGCGGCTCTGATCGCGCGGCTTGCCTCAGAGGGAGGTGCGGGGCGATGA
- the arcC gene encoding carbamate kinase, with translation MKLAVVAFGGNAFSGDGNHGTHQDQFAFAERISGELVKLVESGYRIVITHGNGPQVGNLMLQQEYTPWAVSPMPVDVCGAMTQGQIGYLIVQALRNHLRKNNLNKPVAAIITQVVVDEDDEAFSNPTKFVGPFFDKKTADSLARRKNWRVEKDSDRGYRRVVPSPKPVDIVEKEEIAEMIERGFIVVACGGGGVPVVRGKNGELRGVSGVIDKDLVSEKLATLIGAETLAIITQVDRISLFFGTQRQVDLEKITTEEAERYLREGHFPQGSMGPKVEAAIRFLRKGGRRAVITSANSTVKALEGKKGTEIINEMD, from the coding sequence ATGAAACTGGCCGTCGTTGCTTTTGGAGGTAATGCGTTTTCAGGCGATGGGAATCACGGAACACACCAGGATCAATTCGCTTTCGCCGAACGTATATCGGGGGAACTGGTGAAGCTTGTGGAATCGGGCTACAGAATTGTCATCACTCATGGAAACGGACCCCAGGTGGGAAACCTGATGCTCCAGCAGGAATACACCCCTTGGGCGGTCTCGCCCATGCCCGTCGACGTATGCGGCGCGATGACCCAGGGCCAGATCGGATACTTAATCGTTCAGGCACTGAGAAATCATCTCAGAAAAAACAACTTGAACAAACCCGTCGCGGCCATCATCACCCAGGTAGTGGTAGACGAGGATGACGAAGCTTTTTCAAACCCGACAAAATTCGTAGGGCCGTTTTTCGATAAAAAAACCGCCGACTCTCTCGCGCGCCGGAAAAACTGGAGAGTAGAAAAAGATTCCGACAGGGGATACAGGAGGGTCGTGCCTTCGCCCAAGCCGGTGGACATAGTGGAGAAAGAAGAAATAGCAGAGATGATAGAAAGAGGGTTTATCGTCGTTGCATGCGGAGGGGGCGGAGTGCCGGTTGTCCGCGGGAAAAACGGTGAACTCAGGGGAGTAAGCGGCGTGATCGATAAAGATCTGGTTTCGGAAAAACTTGCGACTCTCATTGGGGCTGAAACCCTCGCCATAATTACGCAGGTGGACAGGATATCGCTGTTTTTCGGAACTCAGAGGCAGGTGGATCTGGAGAAAATTACGACAGAAGAAGCGGAAAGATACCTCAGGGAAGGACATTTTCCACAAGGAAGTATGGGCCCCAAGGTGGAAGCGGCGATAAGGTTTTTGCGGAAGGGAGGCAGGCGAGCGGTTATAACGTCGGCAAATTCGACGGTTAAGGCTCTTGAGGGAAAAAAAGGAACTGAAATAATCAATGAAATGGATTAA
- a CDS encoding MSMEG_0572 family nitrogen starvation response protein, producing MAVDRVQSERPQEGKALVDYEEKLFPDHQANEGEKALFLIHSVPYEGSVAGINMLTAIRAKRKGYDVSVLFYGPASGIPIYRGWPNVGDDGYGAGIQLYPNLVKRLLSEGITVYACRFSAAALLGQNESSFIEGVTPIHPTDILDIVIEHHRAGAMMFSTWTV from the coding sequence ATGGCAGTAGACAGAGTACAAAGCGAGAGACCCCAGGAGGGGAAAGCTCTTGTGGACTACGAAGAAAAGCTTTTTCCTGATCATCAGGCGAATGAAGGGGAAAAAGCCTTGTTTCTCATACATTCGGTTCCTTATGAAGGTTCTGTAGCCGGTATAAACATGCTTACCGCTATAAGGGCAAAAAGAAAAGGCTATGATGTTTCGGTTCTTTTCTACGGTCCTGCTTCAGGCATACCGATTTACAGGGGCTGGCCGAATGTTGGAGATGACGGTTACGGTGCCGGCATACAGCTTTATCCGAATCTCGTCAAGAGGCTCCTCTCGGAGGGAATAACGGTATACGCGTGCCGTTTCTCCGCGGCCGCGCTTCTTGGCCAGAATGAATCGAGCTTTATCGAGGGAGTTACGCCGATTCATCCTACGGACATACTGGACATAGTTATTGAGCATCACAGGGCGGGAGCCATGATGTTCAGCACGTGGACAGTCTGA